From one Paenibacillus terrae HPL-003 genomic stretch:
- a CDS encoding HNH endonuclease: protein MTESQSIRNEAGEPLMKKCTYCQELKPLTEFQRRTGRRAGPYSRRGPCRSCRGVTAQERAAASAPSTEGTQPLSAFLASHGDGYEAVVQKSMEAPAQPDLQPQPPRRKPVTDKARERHRQRVRHLLSRLKPADTKSLRLNRNGMIRLRGKTDQGRRWHQEIEFELAVTLVRERMAVVVNPYTIRRLYSNKEFRQYVLKRDRYTCFFCGGYGDTIDHLLPRAKGGHTTPVNCVCACNECNQFKAARDVDEFIESGVPLPSPDDPDAPEDSL from the coding sequence ATGACGGAATCGCAGTCAATCAGGAATGAAGCGGGCGAACCGCTGATGAAAAAATGTACGTATTGTCAGGAGCTGAAGCCTTTAACGGAATTTCAGCGCAGAACCGGTCGCCGGGCGGGTCCTTATTCCCGGCGTGGTCCTTGCCGTTCCTGCCGGGGGGTAACGGCACAAGAACGTGCGGCTGCGTCCGCTCCTTCCACTGAGGGGACACAGCCTCTCTCGGCTTTCCTGGCATCGCATGGCGATGGGTATGAGGCAGTCGTGCAAAAAAGCATGGAGGCGCCCGCACAGCCTGACCTGCAGCCTCAGCCGCCCCGCAGGAAGCCAGTCACGGATAAAGCCCGCGAGCGTCATCGACAACGGGTTCGGCATTTGCTCAGCAGGCTGAAGCCGGCGGATACCAAGTCCCTGCGGCTCAACCGTAACGGTATGATTCGGCTAAGGGGCAAAACCGATCAGGGGAGACGTTGGCATCAGGAGATTGAATTTGAATTGGCGGTTACCCTGGTCAGAGAGCGCATGGCAGTGGTTGTTAATCCGTACACCATCCGCAGACTTTACAGCAATAAGGAATTCCGTCAATATGTGCTCAAGCGTGATCGCTATACCTGTTTTTTCTGCGGGGGTTACGGCGATACCATTGATCATTTGCTGCCCCGTGCCAAAGGGGGGCACACGACGCCTGTCAATTGTGTATGTGCTTGCAACGAATGCAATCAATTCAAGGCGGCCCGCGATGTCGATGAATTCATCGAATCTGGTGTGCCGTTGCCATCTCCTGATGATCCCGATGCTCCTGAGGACTCTTTATGA
- a CDS encoding alpha-amylase, whose translation MKRNHTMMQFFEWNVEADGSHWKKLARLAPELKAKGIDAIWIPPVTKGQSPEDTGYGVYDLYDLGEFDQKGAVRTKYGTREDLLEAVTACVRHGVTVYVDLVMNHKAGADETEVFKVVEVNPDNRNEVISEPFDIEGWTKFTFPGRQGQYSTFQWNFEHFNGTDYDASQDRTGIYRILGKNKSWSEHVDDEFGNYDYLMFANIDYNHQEVRKEMIRWGKWLVDTLQCNGFRLDAIKHINHEFVREFATEMIKKRGQDFYMVGEFWKPDLESCQKFLDTIDYKIDLFDVSLHYKLHSASLGGKDFNLSTIFEDTLVQTHPLNSVTFVDNHDSQPHEALESWVEDWFKPSAYALILLRKDGYPCVFYGDYYGIQGQTPVKGKQAELDPLLYARYHKAYGEQKDYLDDPHTIGWVRQGASELKGSGCAVVVTNADDGKKRMYVGKQRAGEQWTDLTGRHDHIVQIEQDGYGVFPVRAGSVSVWALPAEDDSPEADDVDA comes from the coding sequence ATGAAAAGGAACCATACGATGATGCAGTTTTTCGAGTGGAACGTCGAAGCTGACGGCTCCCATTGGAAGAAACTTGCCCGCCTGGCACCGGAATTGAAGGCCAAAGGAATTGATGCGATATGGATTCCACCTGTCACCAAGGGCCAATCCCCCGAGGATACGGGGTACGGCGTCTATGACCTTTACGATCTGGGTGAATTTGATCAAAAGGGTGCGGTGCGCACCAAATACGGTACCAGAGAAGACCTTTTGGAGGCAGTTACCGCCTGCGTTCGTCACGGCGTGACCGTCTATGTCGATCTGGTCATGAACCATAAAGCTGGCGCGGATGAAACCGAAGTATTCAAGGTCGTCGAGGTCAACCCGGATAACCGCAATGAGGTCATTTCCGAGCCGTTCGATATCGAAGGCTGGACTAAATTTACGTTCCCCGGTCGTCAGGGCCAGTATTCCACATTTCAATGGAATTTTGAACATTTTAACGGAACCGATTACGATGCAAGTCAGGACCGAACGGGAATTTATCGTATTTTGGGCAAAAATAAAAGCTGGAGCGAGCATGTAGATGATGAATTCGGCAATTATGATTATTTGATGTTCGCCAATATTGACTATAATCATCAGGAAGTGCGCAAGGAGATGATCCGCTGGGGCAAATGGCTCGTGGATACCCTGCAATGCAACGGGTTTCGCCTGGACGCAATCAAGCATATCAATCATGAATTTGTACGGGAGTTCGCGACGGAAATGATCAAAAAGCGCGGACAGGACTTTTATATGGTCGGCGAGTTTTGGAAACCCGATCTGGAATCATGTCAAAAATTTCTGGACACTATTGATTATAAAATCGACCTGTTTGACGTATCCCTCCACTACAAGCTACATAGCGCTTCCTTGGGTGGAAAGGATTTCAATTTAAGCACCATTTTCGAGGATACGCTAGTCCAGACTCATCCCCTGAACTCCGTTACTTTTGTCGACAATCATGATTCCCAGCCCCACGAAGCTCTGGAATCGTGGGTAGAGGACTGGTTTAAGCCCAGCGCCTACGCGCTCATCTTGCTGCGCAAGGACGGTTACCCCTGCGTATTCTACGGCGATTACTACGGCATTCAAGGGCAAACGCCCGTGAAAGGCAAGCAGGCCGAGCTGGATCCGCTCCTGTACGCCCGATATCATAAAGCCTATGGTGAGCAAAAGGATTACTTGGATGATCCCCATACGATTGGATGGGTTCGTCAGGGCGCGTCTGAACTGAAAGGCTCCGGCTGTGCCGTGGTGGTCACCAACGCGGACGACGGAAAAAAGCGTATGTATGTGGGAAAACAACGCGCAGGAGAGCAATGGACCGATCTGACGGGCCGTCACGACCATATCGTACAGATTGAACAGGACGGCTACGGCGTATTCCCGGTTCGTGCCGGCAGTGTATCGGTGTGGGCGCTTCCCGCCGAGGATGACAGCCCGGAAGCAGACGACGTGGACGCTTAA
- the gpmA gene encoding 2,3-diphosphoglycerate-dependent phosphoglycerate mutase → MYQVVLVRHGESVYNRQNLFTGWTDVDLTEQGTHEAIEAGRILKEAGYTFDLAFASVLKRSIRTLYHILDELDDLWIPVQKSWKLNERHYGALQGLSKLDSAVQYGEEQVHIWRRSLTVRPPMLDEQDERSPHREERYRNIKPEELPLGESLEDTVHRVGEFWKQRIVPLVQKKERVIISAHGNTLRALIKYMENLDETALLDLNIPTGIPLVYELDEHIDPIRRFYLGDPSHVEAKKQAVANQGKVTE, encoded by the coding sequence ATGTATCAAGTGGTGCTGGTGAGGCATGGAGAAAGCGTATATAACCGTCAAAATCTGTTCACAGGCTGGACGGATGTGGACCTGACCGAGCAGGGAACCCATGAAGCCATAGAGGCGGGCCGTATTCTCAAGGAGGCCGGGTATACGTTTGATCTGGCGTTCGCTTCGGTGCTAAAACGATCCATTCGTACGCTGTATCACATTTTGGACGAGCTGGATGATTTGTGGATACCCGTGCAGAAGTCGTGGAAACTGAACGAACGCCATTATGGTGCTCTTCAGGGACTCAGCAAGCTGGATTCTGCCGTCCAATACGGCGAGGAGCAGGTTCATATCTGGCGGCGCAGCCTGACGGTGCGGCCTCCTATGCTGGATGAACAGGATGAACGCAGTCCTCACAGGGAGGAACGATACCGTAACATTAAGCCGGAGGAGCTACCGCTTGGGGAAAGTTTGGAGGATACCGTGCATCGGGTCGGTGAGTTTTGGAAGCAGCGGATTGTACCCTTGGTGCAAAAAAAGGAACGGGTCATTATTTCCGCGCATGGCAACACCCTGCGGGCATTGATCAAGTATATGGAGAATTTGGACGAAACCGCCCTGCTGGATTTGAATATCCCGACAGGCATTCCGCTGGTATACGAGCTGGACGAGCATATAGATCCCATTCGGCGCTTCTATCTCGGTGATCCGAGTCATGTGGAGGCGAAAAAACAGGCCGTGGCTAACCAAGGCAAGGTGACGGAGTGA
- a CDS encoding Bax inhibitor-1/YccA family protein, which yields MSLSNPVLRDDIFLREDEREASEQRMTIGGTVNKTLLLLVLLIVSGSITWYMNDQGIIEVLSLMTAGLFGMAGMALAIFFFPKTAPLLSPIYAIFSGFALGGISAYMEYEYPGIVANAIMLTMGILFMMLFLYTQRIIKVTQGFISFVVLCTLAIALVTLVDFILNLFGLNVPYIHETGWLGIGISLFIVVIAALNLLVDFNFIEEQTEQGAPKYMEWYGAFGLLLTLVWLYVRILDLLAKFSKED from the coding sequence ATGAGCTTAAGCAATCCGGTTTTACGTGATGACATTTTTTTGCGAGAAGATGAAAGAGAAGCTAGTGAACAACGCATGACCATTGGAGGAACGGTAAATAAAACGTTGCTTCTACTTGTTTTGCTTATCGTTTCTGGCAGTATCACCTGGTATATGAATGACCAGGGGATCATAGAGGTGCTATCCTTGATGACCGCAGGTTTATTCGGTATGGCCGGCATGGCCCTTGCGATATTCTTTTTTCCAAAAACAGCTCCACTTCTTTCGCCAATCTATGCGATTTTCAGTGGCTTTGCTTTGGGCGGTATTTCAGCTTATATGGAGTATGAATACCCCGGCATTGTGGCCAATGCCATTATGCTGACCATGGGTATCTTGTTCATGATGCTCTTTTTATATACACAGCGAATTATCAAGGTGACACAGGGCTTTATATCTTTCGTTGTTTTGTGCACGTTGGCAATCGCTCTGGTAACGCTGGTGGACTTTATTTTGAATTTATTCGGTTTGAATGTTCCCTATATCCATGAGACAGGCTGGCTTGGTATCGGTATCAGTCTGTTTATCGTTGTGATTGCGGCTTTGAATCTGCTGGTGGATTTTAATTTTATTGAGGAGCAGACCGAGCAAGGAGCGCCCAAATATATGGAATGGTACGGCGCTTTTGGATTACTCTTGACTTTAGTGTGGCTGTATGTACGGATTCTGGATCTATTGGCCAAGTTTAGCAAGGAGGACTAA
- a CDS encoding glycoside hydrolase family 2 protein: protein MRTILPLNDQWFYRPEYVESEISTGIDASRYEPILLPHTNVELPYNYFDDKAFQFVSTYKRELDIPADAKGKRVYVDFEGVMTYAEVYLNGVKAGEHKGGYTPFSIELTGVAEYGGSNVLTVIVDSTERDDIPPFGAVIDYLTYGGIYREVQLRIVEPVHLGTVFVQTPEPLAASKAVRVVVELEGIGDQGNDLTVALRLLDGASVKAETGPTAVAAAEVTLELKELGSLQLWDIDDPKLYEAELTLLRDGKQLDRLNVRFGFREAEFQPDGFYLNGRKIKLLGLNRHQSYPYVGYAMPKRAQRRDADVLKEELGLNMVRTSHYPQSRHFLDRCDEIGLLVFEEIPGWQHIGGEAWKEQAVRDVEDMIIRDRNHPSIVIWGVRINESQDDHELYAHTNELARKLDPTRATGGVRYIVGSELLEDVYTMNDFVHDGGHKKYLAKEIRNFDTYDDTEGVDGETTGLRQPSLVTKLDHPVPYLVTEYNGHMYPTKRFDQEERVMEHALRHTRVQNASYADEGIAGAIGWCAFDYNTHADFGSGDKICYHGVMDMFRFPKFAASVYRSQKRVEQEIVMEPVTYWSRGERNIGGIVPLVVFTNCDEVEFIYGDERKGVYRPNQEKYPALPHPPVVIDELTGYWGMKWEDAMFIGYVDGQEVIRRRYSRNPVLTELQVTADDAVLEAGDWDVTRVVVDALDEYGNVLPFYADPVSVEVEGAGELIGPSSLSLIGGRIAFWIRTKGEAGNIRVKVSTPSRFSPQEVSIHVQ from the coding sequence ATGCGTACCATTTTGCCGTTGAATGACCAGTGGTTTTACCGTCCTGAATATGTTGAGAGCGAAATAAGCACAGGAATTGATGCGAGTCGGTATGAGCCCATTCTGTTGCCGCACACCAATGTAGAGCTGCCGTATAACTATTTTGACGACAAGGCGTTTCAGTTTGTTTCCACGTATAAAAGGGAATTGGACATTCCGGCGGATGCCAAGGGGAAACGGGTGTATGTCGATTTTGAAGGGGTCATGACTTATGCGGAGGTATATCTGAACGGGGTAAAAGCGGGGGAACATAAAGGTGGCTACACGCCGTTCAGTATTGAACTGACCGGAGTTGCGGAGTATGGTGGCTCCAACGTGCTAACGGTCATTGTCGATTCCACGGAACGGGACGATATCCCTCCTTTTGGGGCAGTCATTGACTATCTGACCTACGGCGGTATTTACCGCGAAGTGCAGCTGCGCATTGTCGAGCCTGTGCATCTCGGCACGGTATTCGTCCAGACACCGGAGCCACTTGCGGCAAGCAAGGCAGTACGCGTGGTTGTGGAGCTGGAGGGGATTGGTGATCAAGGAAACGATTTGACGGTCGCCCTGCGACTGCTGGACGGAGCGAGCGTGAAGGCGGAGACCGGGCCGACAGCCGTGGCGGCAGCGGAGGTGACGCTGGAGCTGAAAGAGCTGGGCAGTCTACAGCTTTGGGATATAGATGATCCCAAGCTGTATGAAGCAGAGCTGACGCTGCTAAGAGACGGGAAACAGCTGGATCGGTTGAATGTGCGCTTTGGCTTCCGCGAAGCCGAATTCCAGCCGGACGGGTTTTACCTAAACGGGCGAAAGATCAAGCTGCTCGGCTTGAACCGCCATCAGTCTTACCCGTATGTCGGCTATGCAATGCCGAAAAGAGCGCAGCGGCGTGATGCCGATGTACTCAAAGAGGAATTGGGTCTGAACATGGTGCGGACATCGCATTACCCGCAGTCCCGTCATTTTCTGGACCGTTGCGATGAGATCGGATTGCTCGTTTTTGAGGAAATTCCGGGCTGGCAGCATATTGGCGGCGAAGCGTGGAAGGAGCAGGCGGTAAGGGACGTGGAGGACATGATTATCCGTGATCGCAATCATCCGTCTATCGTGATCTGGGGCGTACGGATTAATGAATCGCAGGATGATCATGAGCTGTACGCACATACCAATGAGCTTGCACGCAAGCTTGATCCAACCCGTGCAACTGGTGGCGTGCGCTATATTGTAGGCAGCGAGCTGCTGGAAGATGTGTATACGATGAACGATTTCGTTCATGACGGCGGGCATAAAAAATATTTGGCGAAGGAAATTCGCAATTTCGATACGTACGACGATACAGAAGGCGTAGATGGCGAAACGACAGGCTTGCGTCAGCCTTCCCTCGTCACGAAGCTGGATCACCCAGTCCCTTATCTGGTGACGGAATATAACGGGCATATGTATCCGACCAAACGTTTTGATCAGGAGGAACGGGTAATGGAGCATGCGCTGCGCCATACGCGGGTGCAGAACGCTTCCTATGCCGATGAAGGTATTGCTGGTGCGATTGGCTGGTGCGCTTTTGACTACAATACCCACGCGGATTTTGGCTCTGGCGATAAAATTTGCTATCACGGTGTCATGGATATGTTCCGTTTCCCCAAATTCGCAGCGAGCGTGTACCGCAGCCAGAAGCGTGTCGAGCAGGAAATTGTGATGGAACCGGTCACTTATTGGTCCCGTGGCGAACGAAACATCGGGGGCATCGTGCCGCTGGTTGTGTTCACCAATTGTGATGAGGTGGAATTCATTTATGGTGACGAGCGCAAGGGGGTCTATCGTCCGAATCAAGAGAAATACCCGGCGCTTCCGCATCCTCCCGTCGTTATCGACGAGTTGACAGGCTACTGGGGCATGAAGTGGGAAGATGCGATGTTCATCGGGTATGTGGACGGTCAAGAAGTGATTCGCAGACGCTACTCTCGTAATCCGGTGCTGACGGAGCTGCAGGTGACCGCAGACGATGCCGTGCTGGAGGCGGGCGATTGGGACGTGACCAGAGTTGTAGTGGACGCTTTGGACGAATACGGCAACGTCTTGCCGTTCTATGCTGATCCAGTTTCGGTGGAGGTCGAGGGAGCGGGTGAATTAATCGGTCCGTCCAGCCTATCGCTAATTGGTGGGCGTATTGCGTTCTGGATTCGTACGAAGGGTGAGGCTGGCAATATCCGTGTGAAGGTTTCCACGCCATCTCGTTTTAGTCCGCAGGAAGTGAGTATTCATGTGCAGTAG
- a CDS encoding LacI family DNA-binding transcriptional regulator — MPTLKDIAQEAEVSISTVSRVLNYDETLSVSEETRRKIFEVAERMKYTTVKRKNGGIGRQPRKKAEGPIRLGMVHWLSAYEELEDPYYLSIRFGVEKECRQSGAQLERIFRREDLATLKTLSEGVHGLIVLGHFSSREVERMLELPVPCVFLDHPVERMGADYVVIDLARAAADALDYMMDAGHRHIGYVGMGQDEQAYDSERTVLDARYETFLQYKEQHGLCTSDDVHVCDGTAAGGFRAMEAAILAGTENLPTAFFVASDSVAIGVLKALEQHQIAVPERISIVGFNDIPTAEYLSPSLTTVKTYTELMGETGVQLLLHTVRNGPNEVGRKVTIPTELMIRNSSGPPFTDSI; from the coding sequence ATGCCTACGTTAAAAGATATCGCTCAGGAGGCAGAGGTTTCTATATCTACGGTCTCCCGAGTATTGAATTATGATGAAACACTGTCAGTGTCAGAGGAAACGCGGCGTAAAATTTTTGAAGTTGCCGAACGGATGAAATATACGACTGTTAAACGTAAAAATGGCGGTATCGGCCGTCAGCCCCGCAAAAAGGCAGAGGGGCCCATCCGACTGGGGATGGTGCACTGGTTGAGTGCGTATGAGGAATTAGAAGACCCTTACTATTTGTCCATCCGTTTTGGCGTGGAAAAAGAATGCCGACAAAGCGGAGCGCAGCTGGAGCGTATTTTCAGACGGGAAGATCTGGCCACACTGAAGACGTTATCTGAAGGGGTGCACGGGCTAATCGTGCTGGGGCATTTTAGCAGCAGAGAGGTAGAGCGTATGCTGGAGCTGCCCGTTCCTTGTGTCTTTCTGGATCACCCAGTGGAGCGCATGGGTGCGGACTATGTCGTCATTGACCTCGCGCGTGCTGCGGCTGACGCGCTCGATTATATGATGGACGCGGGTCATCGTCATATTGGATATGTGGGCATGGGGCAGGATGAGCAAGCCTATGATTCTGAACGGACAGTGCTGGATGCCCGCTATGAGACCTTCTTGCAGTACAAGGAGCAGCACGGATTATGCACATCGGATGATGTTCATGTGTGCGACGGAACGGCGGCAGGAGGCTTCCGGGCAATGGAAGCGGCAATTTTGGCAGGGACAGAGAACCTGCCTACAGCCTTCTTTGTTGCGAGCGATTCGGTGGCGATTGGCGTATTAAAGGCGCTGGAGCAGCATCAAATCGCCGTCCCTGAACGTATTTCAATCGTCGGCTTCAATGATATTCCGACAGCGGAATATTTGTCACCGTCGCTGACGACGGTCAAGACGTATACCGAATTGATGGGAGAAACGGGCGTTCAGCTCTTGCTGCATACGGTGCGCAACGGTCCGAATGAGGTCGGTCGCAAGGTCACCATTCCGACCGAGCTGATGATTCGTAACAGCAGTGGGCCGCCATTTACCGATTCGATATAG
- the pepT gene encoding peptidase T: MKQELIERLTTYVQVDTQSDESSSTCPTTPGQLTLGNLLVNELKAIGMTDVTMDDNGYVMATLPSNTDKEVPVIGFLAHLDTATEMTGAGVKPQLTENYDGGDITLNASLGVNLSPREFPELPQYKGHTLITTDGTTLLGADNKAGIAEIMTAIHYLLDHPEIPHGKIRVAFTPDEEIGRGPERFDIAAFGAQYAYTVDGGPLGELEYESFNAAAAHITIHGVNVHPGTAKNKMINAVKIAMELNGQLPANEAPEHTDGYDGFYHLLEFEGTVEQAKLYYIIRDFDRESFENRKAYLTNVVKELQAAYGENRIVLELRDQYYNMKAKIEPVKHIVDVAHEAMTKLGIDPIIKPIRGGTDGSQLSYMGLPTPNIFTGGENYHGKFEYVSVDNMVLATKVIVEIVQLFEQRGE; this comes from the coding sequence ATGAAACAGGAACTGATTGAACGCCTGACCACTTATGTTCAGGTAGATACCCAATCCGATGAAAGCAGCAGCACTTGCCCGACCACACCCGGACAGCTCACACTGGGCAACTTGCTGGTCAACGAACTGAAAGCCATTGGTATGACGGACGTGACGATGGATGACAACGGTTATGTCATGGCAACCCTTCCTTCCAATACGGATAAAGAAGTCCCGGTTATCGGCTTTTTGGCCCATCTCGATACCGCTACCGAAATGACAGGCGCAGGGGTAAAGCCCCAACTGACGGAAAACTATGATGGGGGCGACATCACGCTGAATGCGTCGCTGGGTGTGAACCTTTCTCCACGCGAGTTCCCCGAGCTGCCTCAATATAAAGGTCATACCCTGATCACGACGGACGGTACCACATTGCTTGGTGCAGATAACAAAGCCGGGATCGCAGAAATCATGACAGCCATACATTATCTGCTGGATCACCCGGAGATCCCGCATGGTAAGATTCGCGTCGCATTTACACCGGACGAGGAGATTGGAAGAGGACCGGAACGGTTTGATATAGCTGCTTTTGGTGCCCAATATGCCTATACGGTGGATGGCGGACCGCTCGGAGAACTGGAATATGAAAGCTTCAACGCCGCAGCCGCCCATATTACCATTCACGGTGTCAATGTCCATCCTGGTACAGCCAAAAACAAAATGATTAACGCCGTCAAAATTGCCATGGAGCTGAACGGACAATTGCCTGCGAATGAAGCTCCGGAACACACGGACGGATACGATGGTTTTTATCATTTGCTGGAATTTGAGGGTACAGTAGAACAAGCCAAACTGTACTATATCATCCGTGATTTTGATCGTGAAAGCTTTGAAAACCGAAAGGCTTACTTAACAAACGTGGTAAAAGAGCTGCAAGCCGCATATGGGGAAAACCGTATCGTTCTGGAGCTGAGAGATCAGTATTACAACATGAAGGCGAAAATCGAGCCCGTCAAGCACATCGTGGATGTTGCCCATGAAGCGATGACAAAGCTGGGAATTGATCCGATCATCAAGCCAATTCGCGGCGGTACAGATGGTTCACAACTGTCCTATATGGGACTGCCTACACCGAACATCTTTACAGGTGGGGAGAACTACCACGGCAAATTCGAGTATGTATCTGTGGACAACATGGTGCTTGCAACCAAGGTCATTGTCGAAATCGTACAATTATTCGAACAGCGCGGCGAGTGA
- a CDS encoding methyl-accepting chemotaxis protein, translating into MNTVDALIAAIPYIQQIMREKVTLCLFDRTHVLAYSESEGMELGFEVGSELLEGYKNFAMLKNGHEPSLTHIPAELLGFPLDMVCIPVFDEKDEVVAAFAASYNLTNKNQLDQIVTENLSITEHLIDMVQHIAAHSEELQATSEQILKNTQIAVQNSGKINQVAVFIKEISEQTNLLGLNAAIEAARVGEAGAGFGIVAQEVRKLSVESKKATVDIEGALKDVQNSIHQMEQEIGQIVSSSQEQATLVNSFTEIMERMQQASETMQHLAKNLTSYIVK; encoded by the coding sequence TTGAATACAGTAGATGCATTAATTGCAGCAATTCCCTACATACAACAGATTATGCGTGAGAAAGTAACCCTTTGCCTCTTTGACCGTACTCATGTTCTGGCTTATAGCGAGTCGGAGGGTATGGAGCTCGGCTTTGAAGTTGGCTCAGAGCTGCTCGAGGGCTACAAAAACTTTGCCATGCTTAAAAATGGACATGAGCCCAGCCTGACCCACATTCCTGCTGAACTGCTGGGATTCCCTCTTGATATGGTCTGTATTCCTGTGTTTGACGAAAAGGATGAAGTCGTTGCGGCATTTGCGGCCTCCTATAATTTAACTAACAAAAATCAACTGGACCAAATCGTCACTGAGAACCTTTCCATCACTGAGCATCTCATTGATATGGTGCAGCATATAGCAGCGCATTCCGAGGAGCTACAGGCTACCAGTGAGCAGATTTTGAAGAACACCCAAATTGCCGTGCAAAATTCGGGAAAGATCAATCAAGTAGCTGTATTCATCAAGGAAATCTCAGAGCAAACCAACCTGTTGGGACTGAATGCAGCTATTGAAGCCGCACGTGTCGGCGAAGCGGGAGCAGGCTTTGGCATCGTGGCTCAAGAGGTGCGCAAGCTATCAGTAGAATCCAAAAAAGCGACGGTTGATATTGAAGGAGCTCTCAAGGATGTACAGAACTCCATTCATCAGATGGAGCAGGAAATTGGTCAAATCGTTTCCTCCTCTCAGGAGCAGGCGACTCTCGTAAACTCTTTTACCGAAATAATGGAGCGTATGCAACAAGCGAGTGAAACGATGCAGCATCTGGCGAAGAACCTGACCTCCTATATCGTAAAATAA
- the hxlA gene encoding 3-hexulose-6-phosphate synthase, with translation MELQLALDLVDIPQGIALVKEVESYIDIVEIGTPIVINEGLHAVKAMKEAFPNLKVLADLKVMDAGGYEVMKASEAGADIVTILAVAEDATIKGAVEEAKKQGGKKILVDMIGVKNLEQRAKEIDALGVDYICVHTGYDLQAEGQSPFEALQTVKKVVKNSKTAVAGGIKLSTLAEVVKAQPDLVIVGGGITGEDDKKAVASEMQQLIKQG, from the coding sequence ATGGAACTTCAATTAGCTTTAGACTTAGTAGATATCCCGCAAGGCATTGCATTGGTAAAAGAAGTAGAATCATATATTGACATCGTAGAAATCGGTACGCCGATTGTCATTAATGAAGGACTTCATGCGGTAAAAGCAATGAAAGAAGCATTCCCGAATCTGAAAGTGCTGGCTGACCTGAAAGTGATGGATGCAGGCGGTTACGAAGTGATGAAAGCTTCCGAAGCTGGCGCAGATATCGTTACGATTCTGGCTGTAGCTGAAGATGCAACGATCAAAGGTGCGGTAGAAGAAGCGAAAAAACAAGGCGGCAAAAAAATCCTGGTGGACATGATCGGTGTTAAAAACCTGGAGCAACGTGCGAAAGAAATCGATGCTCTCGGCGTAGACTACATCTGCGTGCATACAGGCTACGATCTGCAAGCTGAAGGACAAAGCCCGTTCGAAGCACTGCAAACGGTTAAAAAAGTCGTGAAAAACTCCAAAACAGCGGTTGCTGGCGGCATTAAGCTGAGCACATTGGCTGAGGTGGTTAAGGCTCAACCGGATCTGGTTATTGTTGGCGGCGGGATCACTGGTGAGGACGACAAAAAGGCCGTTGCTTCCGAAATGCAGCAGCTCATTAAACAAGGTTAA
- the hxlB gene encoding 6-phospho-3-hexuloisomerase, producing METSQYLSEVLKELQLVPQLINDEESEQLIQSITSANKVFVAGAGRSGFMIRSLAMRLMHMGVQAYVVGETVTPGLGEGDLLIIGSGSGETKSLTSMAEKTKKLGASLALLTTSPGSTIGKLADIIVRLPGAPKDPSNKDYQTIQPMGSLFEQTLLLYGDALVLRTMELRKLTSESMFGQHANLE from the coding sequence ATGGAAACCTCTCAATATTTATCCGAGGTGCTCAAGGAACTGCAATTGGTTCCACAGCTAATCAATGATGAGGAATCAGAGCAACTGATCCAGTCCATTACCTCAGCGAATAAGGTGTTCGTCGCAGGCGCAGGCCGTTCTGGATTCATGATCCGTTCGCTGGCGATGCGGCTGATGCATATGGGTGTTCAGGCTTATGTGGTCGGGGAAACAGTAACTCCAGGTTTGGGCGAAGGTGACTTGCTGATTATCGGTTCAGGCTCTGGTGAAACCAAAAGTTTGACCTCGATGGCAGAAAAGACGAAAAAGCTGGGGGCTTCTCTGGCACTTCTGACCACCTCCCCTGGATCGACCATTGGCAAGCTGGCTGATATTATCGTCAGGCTTCCGGGCGCACCCAAGGATCCATCCAACAAGGATTACCAAACCATTCAGCCCATGGGTTCACTATTTGAGCAAACCTTGCTGCTGTATGGCGATGCATTGGTGCTCAGAACGATGGAGCTACGCAAGCTGACTTCTGAATCTATGTTTGGTCAACACGCCAATCTGGAGTAG